In a single window of the Elaeis guineensis isolate ETL-2024a chromosome 8, EG11, whole genome shotgun sequence genome:
- the LOC105049843 gene encoding formin-like protein 1, producing MPALSFFFLFLLLFSTLAISSTTSIPRRALHLPFFPPDTTPPAQPPSPSFPKYPSSSTPQPFFPLYPSPPPPSVPSSPTADSSLPANISSLIFPNSHSPPPRRHSTAKIVPAVVLPVLALALLALSLAFFFHGRRRRSADKPARSDSIRLFPPASAASEARKSPAASTDFLYLGNLVNSRRGAVADEEDPSPATAAAAAQPNGSPYCKVGSPELHPLPPLSLHARHGYGNADGGCSSEEEFYSPRGSSGEKESSEGLAGGRMSSSRRTFPAVAAAMERCGSRSSILSTPSYPSSNSVSSPSRSSPAGTSPPVGSSPGRSTVRSLKSGSENAEVIDFGVPPRPPPPPPPPPALRPLTPSPPKRKPPSPSPPSSPLEKDRDGNFKISDKSGPNLRSPHRIGDFSRKPLVVNSPQSQAPQPPPRQAPPPWPPSRQTPPTPPPPPPPPPPVGYWESRVRKPQAGQAPALTPPRPTGMKNSSVSVFPAESPVSSDEVEKSEETSRPKLKPLHWDKVRASSDRAMVWDQLKTSSFQVNEEMIETLFVCNAANTAPKETNKRQVLPSPNLENRVLDPKKSQNIAILLRALNVTKEEVCEALLEGNTDSLGPELLETLLKMAPSKEEELKLKDYKDESLIKLGPAEKFLKAVLDIPFAFKRVDAMLYIANFDSEVNYLKRSFETLEAACDELRNSRLFLKLLEAVLKTGNRMNVGTNRGDAHAFKLDTLLKLVDVKGTDGKTTLLHFVVQEIIRSEGSRVSAAKTQANTLRDDLECRKLGLQVIAGLGGELGNVKKAATMDSEVLGSYVSKLAVGIGKITEVLRLNEALSSKENSQRFHDAMSGFLKKAEDEIIKVQAQESVALSLVKEITEYFHGNSAKEEAHPFRIFMVVRDFLAILDQVCKEVGRINDRTIVSSTRQFPVPVNPTLPQVFPRFQALRPESSDDESSVSS from the exons ATGCCTgccctttccttcttcttcctcttcctgctGCTATTCTCCACCCTGGCAATCTCATCCACCACGTCCATTCCCCGGCGGGCCCTCCACCTGCCCTTCTTCCCCCCGGACACCACCCCGCCGGCCCAGCCCCCCTCCCCTTCCTTCCCAAAATACCCCTCCTCCTCCACCCCCCAGCCCTTCTTCCCATTATACCCCTCCCCTCCTCCCCCCTCCGTCCCCTCCTCCCCCACCGCCGACTCCTCCCTTCCCGCCAACATCTCCTCCCTCATCTTCCCCAATTCCCATTCCCCCCCTCCCCGCCGCCACTCCACCGCCAAGATCGTCCCTGCCGTCGTCCTCCCCGTCCTCGCCCTCGCCCTCCTTGCCCTCTCTCTCGCATTCTTCTTCCACGGCCGCCGACGCCGCTCCGCCGACAAGCCCGCTCGCTCCGACAGCATCCGCCTCTTCCCCCCCGCATCCGCCGCCTCTGAAGCCCGCAAGTCCCCGGCCGCCAGCACCGACTTCCTCTACCTCGGCAACCTTGTCAACTCCCGCCGCGGCGCCGTAGCCGACGAAGAGGACCCCTCCcccgccaccgccgccgccgccgcccagCCCAACGGCTCTCCCTACTGCAAGGTTGGCTCTCCGGAGCTCCACCCACTTCCCCCTTTATCTCTCCATGCTCGCCATGGGTATGGGAATGCCGATGGCGGATGCTCCTCGGAGGAGGAGTTTTACTCTCCTAGAGGGTCTTCCGGCGAGAAGGAGAGTTCCGAGGGCCTCGCCGGCGGGAGGATGTCGAGCTCGCGGCGGACCTTCCCCGCCGTCGCTGCCGCGATGGAGAGATGTGGGTCCCGGAGCTCGATTCTAAGCACGCCGTCGTACCCATCTTCCAATTCGGTGTCTTCTCCGAGTCGGTCGTCGCCGGCGGGTACGTCGCCACCGGTCGGATCGAGCCCGGGGCGGTCCACCGTCAGATCTCTGAAATCCGGATCCGAAAATGCTGAGGTTATCGACTTTGGTGTCCCGCCACGGCCGCCGCCGCCTCCTCCACCCCCACCGGCGCTCCGGCCGCTGACTCCCTCACCTCCAAAGCGGAAACCCCCCTCGCCCTCCCCGCCTTCTTCTCCGTTGGAGAAGGATCGAGATGGAAACTTTAAGATCTCGGACAAGTCAGGTCCAAATTTACGATCGCCACACAGAATTGGGGACTTCTCGAGGAAGCCATTGGTTGTTAACTCCCCGCAGAGCCAAGCCCCACAGCCACCACCGAGGCAAGCCCCACCGCCATGGCCCCCATCGAGGCAAACCCCGCcgacaccaccaccaccacctcctccaccGCCGCCGGTTGGGTACTGGGAGAGTCGGGTCCGAAAGCCACAAGCTGGCCAGGCTCCAGCTCTCACCCCTCCCAGACCTACTGGAATGAAGAATTCATCAGTATCAGTTTTTCCAGCAGAATCGCCAGTGAGTTCTGATGAAGTGGAGAAGAGTGAGGAGACCTCTCGCCCAAAGTTGAAGCCTTTGCACTGGGATAAGGTCCGGGCCAGCTCCGATAGAGCAATGGTGTGGGATCAGTTGAAAACGAGCTCATTCCA GGTAAATGAGGAGATGATCGAGACCTTGTTTGTTTGCAATGCAGCAAACACAGCACCAAAGGAGACGAACAAGCGACAAGTCCTTCCTTCTCCGAATCTAGAGAACAGGGTGCTTGATCCAAAGAAGTCTCAGAACATTGCTATTCTACTGAgggcactgaatgtgaccaaggAGGAAGTCTGTGAAGCACTACTGGAAG GTAACACAGATAGCTTAGGACCTGAGCTGTTGGAAACCTTGCTAAAGATGGCTCCAAGCAAAGAAGAAGAACTTAAATTGAAAGATTACAAAGATGAGTCCCTGATCAAGCTTGGTCCAGCAGAAAAGTTTCTCAAGGCAGTGCTTGATATACCATTTGCTTTTAAGAGAGTGGATGCAATGCTTTACATTGCTAATTTTGATTCAGAGGTCAATTATCTTAAAAGGTCCTTCGAAACTCTTGAG GCAGCCTGCGATGAGCTGAGGAACAGCAGATTGTTTCTGAAGCTTCTGGAGGCCGTTCTGAAGACTGGAAATCGCATGAATGTTGGTACCAACCGTGGTGATGCGCATGCCTTTAAGCTAGACACACTACTGAAGCTAGTTGATGTCAAAGGCACAGATGGCAAGACTACCCTCCTGCACTTTGTTGTCCAGGAAATCATCAGATCTGAAGGCTCCCGCGTTTCTGCTGCCAAAACGCAGGCAAATACTCTACGAGATGACCTTGAGTGCAGAAAGCTTGGCCTCCAAGTTATTGCTGGTCTTGGGGGTGAACTTGGCAATGTGAAGAAAGCAGCTACTATGGACTCTGAGGTGCTCGGCAGTTACGTCTCCAAACTTGCTGTAGGGATTGGGAAGATAACTGAGGTCTTAAGGTTGAATGAAGCATTGAGTTCAAAGGAAAATAGCCAGCGATTTCATGATGCTATGAGTGGGTTCTTAAAGAAGGCAGAGGACGAGATCATAAAGGTCCAGGCGCAAGAGAGCGTTGCACTGTCTTTGGTCAAGGAAATAACTGAGTATTTCCATGGTAACTCAGCCAAAGAAGAAGCTCACCCTTTCAGAATTTTCATGGTGGTCAGGGA